A genomic region of Peptoniphilus sp. ING2-D1G contains the following coding sequences:
- the arcB gene encoding Ornithine carbamoyltransferase, catabolic (Reversibly catalyzes the transfer of the carbamoyl group from carbamoyl phosphate (CP) to the N(epsilon) atom of ornithine (ORN) to produce L-citrulline; High confidence in function and specificity) has translation MPINLQGRSFLKLLDFSSEEIRYLLDLAKEFKKLKLTRTPHKYLEGKNIVLLFEKTSTRTRCSFEVGGYDLGMNVTYLEPGTSQMGAKESIEDTARVLGRFYDGIEYRGFSQELVEEMAAKAGVPVWNGLTDSFHPTQMLADALTIEENFGRLKGLNLTYMGDARNNTGNSLMVMSAKLGINFTACGPKELMPEEELVKTCREIAKENGCTITLTDDVEEGAKGAHAVYTDIWVSMGEPDEVWEERIKLLEPYRVTKEVMAMADEEAIFLHCLPSFHDTNTTIGKNIAEKFGVSEMEVADDVFESKQSKVFDEAENRMHTIKAVMYATLK, from the coding sequence ATGCCAATTAATTTACAAGGAAGAAGCTTTTTAAAACTATTGGATTTTTCAAGTGAAGAAATCAGATATTTGCTTGATCTTGCAAAAGAATTTAAAAAATTAAAGCTTACAAGAACACCACATAAATATTTAGAAGGAAAAAACATAGTTTTATTATTTGAAAAAACATCAACAAGAACTCGTTGCTCTTTTGAAGTTGGAGGATATGATTTAGGAATGAACGTAACATATCTTGAACCGGGAACTTCACAAATGGGTGCTAAGGAATCAATAGAAGACACTGCCAGAGTATTGGGACGATTTTATGACGGTATTGAATACAGAGGATTTTCTCAAGAACTTGTTGAAGAAATGGCGGCAAAGGCAGGAGTACCTGTTTGGAATGGTCTTACAGATTCTTTCCACCCGACACAAATGTTGGCGGATGCTTTGACAATAGAAGAAAACTTCGGAAGACTAAAGGGTTTAAATCTAACATACATGGGAGATGCCAGAAATAATACCGGAAATTCCTTGATGGTAATGAGTGCTAAGCTTGGAATTAATTTCACAGCATGTGGACCTAAAGAGCTTATGCCGGAAGAAGAACTTGTAAAAACTTGCAGAGAAATTGCAAAGGAAAATGGATGCACAATTACTCTTACCGATGATGTAGAAGAAGGCGCAAAAGGAGCTCATGCAGTTTATACCGACATCTGGGTATCAATGGGAGAACCTGATGAAGTGTGGGAAGAAAGAATAAAACTTCTTGAACCTTATAGAGTTACTAAAGAGGTAATGGCAATGGCAGATGAAGAAGCTATTTTCTTGCATTGTCTTCCTTCTTTCCACGATACAAATACTACAATAGGCAAAAATATTGCTGAAAAATTCGGAGTTTCTGAAATGGAAGTTGCCGATGACGTATTTGAATCAAAGCAATCAAAGGTATTTGATGAAGCTGAAAACCGTATGCATACTATA
- the arcA gene encoding Arginine deiminase (This is a family of arginine deiminases, These enzymes catalyse the conversion of arginine + H2O to citrulline + NH3. The family member from Streptococcus pyogenes has been characterised as an antitumour protein; High confidence in function and specificity), with protein MVINVKSEIKPLKKVLLHKPGKELLNLTPDTLEELLFDDIPFLEEAQKEHDNFAEILRENGVEVVYLEDLMAETLEQNEGLREKFLKQFIEEGGISTKKYKRILFDYLNAIEDNKEFVLKTMEGVNLKELDVDQKNSLVDLVSGSSVMVLDPMPNLYFTRDPFASVGNGVIMNRMYSKTRNRETIYADYIFKNHKDYKDKVEFLYDRKNPDHIEGGDVLNINDKVLAIGISQRTEPDAITELAKNIFYHSNSEIETILAFDIPVSRAFMHLDTVFTQIDYDKFTVHPGILGTLRVFEITRSDDEDEVNIVEMEDTLEHVLEKYLDEDIELILCGGGDEIVAAREQWNDGSNTLCIKPGTIVVYERNTVTNKILKDKGLIVLEMPGAELVRGRGGPRCMSMPLVRED; from the coding sequence ATGGTTATTAATGTAAAAAGTGAAATAAAGCCTTTAAAAAAAGTTTTACTTCACAAACCTGGAAAGGAGTTGCTGAATTTAACTCCCGATACTTTGGAAGAGTTATTATTTGATGACATTCCATTTTTAGAAGAAGCACAAAAAGAACATGATAATTTTGCGGAAATTTTAAGAGAAAACGGAGTGGAAGTTGTATATCTTGAAGATTTAATGGCTGAAACTTTAGAACAAAATGAAGGATTAAGAGAAAAATTCTTAAAACAATTCATTGAAGAGGGTGGAATCAGTACTAAGAAATACAAGAGAATTCTATTTGATTATCTAAATGCAATTGAAGATAACAAAGAATTTGTCTTAAAGACGATGGAGGGAGTTAACTTAAAAGAGTTGGATGTTGACCAAAAGAACTCTTTAGTCGACTTAGTAAGCGGTTCATCAGTAATGGTTTTAGATCCGATGCCAAATCTGTATTTTACGCGGGATCCCTTTGCTTCAGTAGGTAACGGCGTAATAATGAACAGAATGTATTCCAAGACAAGAAACAGAGAAACTATTTACGCGGATTATATTTTTAAGAACCATAAAGATTACAAAGATAAGGTAGAATTTTTATACGACAGAAAAAATCCGGATCACATTGAAGGTGGAGACGTATTAAATATCAATGATAAAGTACTTGCAATAGGTATTTCTCAAAGAACAGAACCTGATGCTATAACTGAACTTGCAAAGAACATTTTCTACCATTCAAATTCTGAAATTGAAACAATTTTAGCCTTTGACATACCTGTATCAAGAGCGTTTATGCATTTAGATACTGTATTTACTCAAATAGACTATGATAAATTCACGGTTCATCCCGGAATTTTAGGAACACTTAGAGTTTTTGAAATAACAAGATCAGATGATGAAGATGAAGTAAATATAGTAGAAATGGAAGATACTCTTGAACATGTTCTTGAAAAATATCTTGACGAAGATATTGAATTGATTCTTTGTGGCGGTGGAGACGAAATCGTTGCAGCAAGAGAACAATGGAATGACGGTTCAAATACTCTTTGCATTAAGCCGGGAACAATTGTCGTGTACGAAAGAAACACCGTAACCAATAAAATTTTAAAGGACAAAGGTCTAATTGTTCTTGAAATGCCGGGTGCGGAACTCGTAAGAGGAAGAGGCGGCCCAAGATGTATGAGCATGCCGTTAGTAAGAGAAGATTAA
- a CDS encoding Hypothetical protein (High confidence in function and specificity), whose amino-acid sequence MTNVFELQSQYCSNYDKKKLFSYDIEQIEAPTNSLMHKESRFLFFTKGRGVIKINGVDYEIKPNCCVAIVPWEVTEMIKVEESMQLIKIVYNFNILNQNLKNIYSNIEGELDIFTEISNSPIIYCNDEEAKKFLSVANEIRSEVGVESTLEVVDEKVLLDAYLINKITELLILYIRIRRSREMAPIEQKDEISDKKINIFTYLYSHLSEKQTLKSVSSFFYMSESSLSKYCKKMTGYSFHKLIDEMRIVKAMNLLSNSEFPLSLIAELVGFNDASHLSKFFVKNTGLTPNQFRKENKNIVNMFSMEEKNNAYDIVKYLNSAYMQDIKENDVAKKFNISVKELNRKLIFTVEKNFEDFLNFLRVNYACELLKTTDYRILDIAISVGYNNSKTFYNNFVKFKSMSPSKFRKDVEIQAE is encoded by the coding sequence ATGACAAATGTTTTTGAATTACAGTCACAATACTGTTCAAACTATGATAAAAAGAAATTATTTTCATATGATATAGAACAAATAGAAGCTCCTACAAATTCATTGATGCATAAAGAGTCAAGATTTTTATTTTTCACAAAGGGACGGGGCGTTATTAAAATAAACGGAGTTGATTATGAAATCAAGCCAAATTGTTGCGTTGCCATAGTTCCTTGGGAAGTCACGGAAATGATCAAAGTCGAAGAATCTATGCAATTGATAAAGATCGTATATAATTTTAATATTTTAAATCAAAATTTAAAGAATATTTACTCAAACATAGAAGGGGAATTGGATATATTTACAGAAATTTCAAATTCTCCGATAATATATTGCAATGATGAAGAGGCAAAAAAATTTTTATCTGTCGCAAATGAAATACGGTCTGAAGTTGGAGTTGAATCAACCCTTGAAGTTGTAGATGAAAAAGTTCTTTTGGATGCATATTTAATCAATAAAATAACGGAACTCTTAATACTTTATATAAGAATAAGAAGAAGTAGAGAGATGGCTCCAATTGAGCAAAAGGATGAAATTTCCGATAAAAAAATAAACATTTTTACCTATTTGTATTCTCATTTAAGTGAAAAACAAACTCTTAAATCAGTGTCTTCTTTCTTTTATATGTCCGAATCTTCTTTATCAAAATATTGTAAAAAAATGACCGGATACAGTTTTCATAAATTAATAGATGAAATGAGGATTGTAAAGGCTATGAATTTGCTTTCAAATTCAGAATTCCCATTGAGTTTAATCGCTGAATTAGTTGGCTTTAACGATGCATCTCATCTATCTAAATTCTTTGTAAAAAACACAGGATTAACACCTAATCAATTCAGAAAAGAAAACAAAAATATCGTGAATATGTTCAGCATGGAGGAGAAGAACAACGCCTACGATATCGTTAAATATTTAAATAGTGCATATATGCAAGATATCAAGGAAAACGATGTAGCTAAAAAATTCAACATTTCCGTTAAAGAATTAAATAGAAAGCTTATATTTACCGTCGAAAAAAATTTTGAAGATTTTTTGAATTTTTTGAGGGTAAATTATGCCTGCGAACTCCTAAAAACAACGGATTATAGAATTCTTGACATAGCTATTTCTGTAGGTTACAACAATTCGAAGACCTTCTACAACAACTTTGTTAAATTTAAATCCATGTCACCTTCTAAATTCAGAAAGGATGTAGAAATTCAAGCAGAATAA
- a CDS encoding Major Facilitator Superfamily (Among the different families of transporter, only two occur ubiquitously in all classifications of organisms. These are the ATP-Binding Cassette (ABC) superfamily and the Major Facilitator Superfamily (MFS). The MFS transporters are single-polypeptide secondary carriers capable only of transporting small solutes in response to chemiosmotic ion gradients; High confidence in function and specificity), with protein sequence MRNQVKNRFTPAVLVIIIFGIISMLGDVVYESARSANSQYLSLLGISATNVGLVFGIGEFLGYALRLFSGVMSDKSGKHWVFMFIGYGMLLVVPFMGGTMNWNILVVLILMERIGKALRNPAKDTLLSGIAENQVGVGFAFGLQEALDQIGAFAGPLIFTAIFYLTGKNGIAEYQLGYQLLILPFIALMLFLFYAYKKIQRNHLLPAIAQKDLHKEQLKPVFWTYTAFTFFCTLGFVNFSTIGYHLKANKLMSDGNITLLYSFAMLVDAVVALLVGKAYDRLKMKSGKKTGGILILAAIPFITLLLPLLTLSNSKIFIIIGMTIFGIIMGIHETIMRSAIADITPFNKRGTSYGVLNTAYGLALLGGAALMGLFYDLNQTGLIIVFTCVAEFIAIILYIKMNLMVKNCY encoded by the coding sequence ATGAGAAATCAAGTTAAAAATCGTTTCACACCAGCTGTTTTAGTCATTATAATTTTTGGCATTATCAGTATGCTTGGTGATGTAGTATATGAATCAGCCAGAAGCGCTAACAGCCAGTACTTAAGTCTGCTGGGCATCAGCGCGACTAATGTCGGCCTGGTATTCGGCATAGGAGAGTTCCTTGGTTATGCACTGAGACTATTTTCAGGTGTCATGTCAGATAAAAGTGGCAAGCATTGGGTTTTTATGTTTATCGGATACGGAATGCTGTTGGTAGTCCCCTTTATGGGGGGCACAATGAATTGGAACATTCTTGTGGTGCTGATATTAATGGAAAGAATCGGAAAAGCATTGCGAAATCCAGCCAAGGACACGCTTTTGTCAGGTATTGCGGAAAATCAGGTCGGTGTTGGTTTTGCATTTGGTTTACAGGAAGCTTTGGACCAGATAGGAGCATTTGCGGGTCCGCTGATATTTACTGCAATCTTTTATTTAACGGGCAAGAACGGTATTGCAGAGTATCAGTTGGGGTATCAATTACTTATATTACCTTTCATTGCTTTGATGTTATTCCTTTTCTATGCATATAAAAAGATTCAGCGCAATCACCTACTGCCAGCAATTGCACAAAAAGACTTACATAAAGAACAACTCAAACCAGTTTTTTGGACTTATACGGCCTTTACGTTCTTTTGCACGTTGGGCTTTGTCAATTTCAGTACGATTGGATACCATCTTAAAGCTAATAAATTAATGTCAGACGGAAATATCACCCTGTTGTATTCGTTCGCCATGCTGGTCGATGCTGTTGTGGCGCTACTTGTTGGCAAAGCTTATGATCGGCTCAAAATGAAAAGCGGAAAGAAAACAGGAGGCATCTTGATATTGGCGGCCATTCCCTTCATTACACTTCTGTTACCGCTTCTGACATTGAGCAACTCGAAAATCTTTATTATTATCGGAATGACTATTTTTGGGATTATTATGGGCATTCATGAAACAATCATGCGCTCTGCCATTGCCGATATAACACCGTTTAACAAGCGCGGCACAAGCTATGGTGTGTTAAATACAGCTTACGGCTTGGCACTCTTGGGAGGAGCGGCTTTGATGGGTCTGTTTTATGATTTGAACCAAACTGGATTGATTATTGTGTTCACTTGCGTAGCAGAGTTCATTGCCATTATCCTTTATATAAAGATGAACCTTATGGTCAAGAACTGCTATTAG
- a CDS encoding ribonuclease PH/Ham1 protein (Phosphorolytic exoribonuclease that removes nucleotide residues following the -CCA terminus of tRNA and adds nucleotides to the ends of RNA molecules by using nucleoside diphosphates as substrates; High confidence in function and specificity), whose amino-acid sequence MRINRQNDEIREIKMNLNYTSNPEGSVLVEFGNTKVICTAMIEDKVPYFLKGKGIGWLSCEYSMLPGATKTRKVRDISKGKIDGRSQEIQRLIGRSLRACVDLSKLEEKTIWIDCDVISADGGTRTASINGAYAALVLAVNKAIEDKLIDENPIMCKIGAISLGMLKGIKLLDLDYQEDFSADVDLNLVMNDKFEIIEIQGTSEKTPMKKSDLYELLALGENGIRTIFDLYEKVLPLRKKIVLSSDNINKINEIKELLIDIPVDVVSKKQAGFGGMEIDEKFNTLEENAKTKAVSIKKEINMPVIADDSGLFVDYLGGEPGVHSARYSLSHDDRANRKKLLENLENVDNRKAHFKTILVYIDEEDQEHYFEGICEGEIAEEEKGENGFGYDNIFVPKGYNKTFGEMTDEEKNRMSHRSKALEKFRKFIIKYIK is encoded by the coding sequence ATGAGAATAAACAGACAAAATGATGAAATTAGAGAAATAAAAATGAACTTAAACTACACATCCAATCCGGAAGGCTCAGTATTAGTTGAATTTGGAAACACGAAAGTGATATGTACAGCTATGATAGAAGATAAAGTTCCGTATTTTTTAAAGGGAAAGGGGATAGGATGGCTTTCGTGCGAGTACTCAATGCTTCCCGGAGCAACGAAAACCAGAAAGGTAAGAGATATATCCAAGGGAAAAATAGACGGGCGAAGTCAAGAAATTCAAAGATTAATAGGAAGAAGTTTGAGAGCTTGTGTAGATTTATCCAAATTAGAGGAAAAAACAATATGGATAGACTGCGATGTAATATCTGCAGATGGCGGCACAAGAACCGCCAGTATAAACGGAGCTTATGCAGCTCTTGTGCTCGCGGTAAATAAAGCCATAGAAGATAAACTTATAGACGAAAATCCCATAATGTGCAAAATCGGGGCTATAAGCCTTGGAATGCTCAAAGGAATCAAGCTTTTAGACTTAGATTATCAAGAAGATTTTTCAGCTGATGTAGATTTAAATTTAGTTATGAATGATAAATTTGAAATAATTGAAATACAAGGCACATCAGAAAAAACACCGATGAAAAAATCCGATTTATATGAATTATTAGCTCTTGGAGAAAATGGGATAAGAACTATATTCGATCTTTATGAAAAAGTACTTCCTTTGCGAAAGAAAATAGTGTTATCAAGTGATAACATCAATAAAATAAATGAAATAAAAGAACTCTTGATTGATATTCCGGTAGATGTGGTTTCAAAAAAGCAAGCCGGATTTGGCGGGATGGAAATTGATGAAAAGTTTAATACTCTTGAAGAAAACGCAAAAACAAAAGCTGTATCGATAAAAAAAGAAATAAATATGCCGGTAATTGCAGATGATTCCGGATTATTTGTAGATTATCTTGGAGGAGAACCGGGAGTTCATTCTGCAAGATACAGTTTAAGCCACGATGATAGGGCCAATAGAAAGAAACTGCTTGAAAACTTGGAAAATGTTGATAATAGAAAGGCTCATTTCAAAACTATTTTAGTTTATATAGACGAAGAGGATCAGGAACACTATTTCGAGGGAATTTGTGAAGGAGAAATCGCCGAAGAGGAAAAAGGCGAGAATGGATTTGGCTATGACAATATATTCGTTCCCAAGGGATACAATAAAACCTTCGGAGAAATGACTGATGAAGAAAAAAACCGAATGAGTCATAGAAGTAAAGCTTTAGAAAAATTTAGAAAGTTTATAATAAAATATATCAAATGA